The following are encoded together in the Lactuca sativa cultivar Salinas chromosome 1, Lsat_Salinas_v11, whole genome shotgun sequence genome:
- the LOC111921433 gene encoding uncharacterized protein LOC111921433: MSSDDKPEIIERGAKKNENEEGEENTGFLGKVKEFIQDIGEKIEETIGFGKPTADVSAIHVPKINLKQCDLIVDILVTNPNPIPIPLIDINYLIESDGRKLISGLIPDAGTIRAHGSETVQIPLCLIYEDIKNTYEEIQPGSIIPYKIKVDLIVDVPVFGRITIPLEKKGEIPIPYKPDVDIDKIKFEKFSFEETVATLHLKLENKNDFDLGLNALDYEVWLCGESIGGAELAKTQKIEKNGITYLDVPITFRPKDLGSAIWDMIRGKGTGYSMKGNIDVSTPFGEMKLPIKKEGGTTRLKKKDDNDDDDEE; this comes from the exons ATGTCATCAGACGATAAACCAGAGATAATCGAACGAGGTGCTAAGAAGAATGAAAACGAAGAAGGTGAAGAGAATACTGGATTTCTAGGGAAAGTAAAGGAGTTCATTCAAGATATCGGGGAAAAGATTGAAGAGACAATAGGATTCGGAAAACCAACTGCTGATGTCTCTGCAATTCATGTCCCCAAAATCAACCTCAAACAATGTGATCTTATTGTGGATATTCTTGTCACAAACCCTAACCCCATTCCAATCCCTTTGATCGACATCAACTACTTAATCGAAAGTGATGGAAGAAAACTAATCTCTGGATTAATCCCCGATGCTGGCACAATCCGTGCACATGGATCAGAAACTGTTCAGATCCCTCTCTGTTTAATCTACGAAGACATCAAGAACACATATGAAGAAATTCAACCAGGAAGCATCATACCTTACAAAATCAAAGTTGACCTGATCGTTGATGTCCCTGTTTTCGGAAGAATCACTATTCCTCTTGAGAAAAAAGGGGAGATCCCAATACCTTATAAACCCGATGTTGATATTGATAAAATCAAATTTGAGAAATTCTCATTTGAAGAAACTGTTGCTACTTTACATTTGAAGCTGGAAAACAAGAATGACTTTGATTTGGGATTGAATGCGCTTGATTATGAGGTGTGGTTGTGTGGGGAGAGTATTGGAGGTGCTGAGCTGGCGAAAACTCAGAAGATTGAAAAGAATGGGATTACTTATCTTGATGTTCCGATTACTTTTAGGCCTAAAGATTTGGGTTCTGCTATTTGGGATATGATTAGAGGAAAAGGGACTGGGTATTCAATGAAAGGGAACATTGATGTAAGTACACCTTTTGGTGAGATGAAGCTGCCTATAAAGAAAGAAGGTGGTACTACTCGGCTGAAGAAGAaggatgataatgatgatgatgatgag GAGTAG